The Cupriavidus necator N-1 DNA window GCCGCACCGCCGGCCATTCGCTGGCGATGATCGAGAACACCACGGTGTCGCGCAAGGAGCCGTCCGGCATGCGCTGGTGGTTGCGCAGCACGCCGTCCTGCTTGGCGCCCAGGCGCGCGATGGCGGCGCGGCTCTGCTGGTTCATCCAGTGCGTGCGGAATTCCACGGCGATGCAGTCGAGATGCTCGAAGGCATGGCCCAGCAGCATCAGCTTGCATTCCGTGTTCAGCGGCGTGCGCTGGACGCGGCGCGCATACCAGGTGGAGCCGATCTCCACGCGCCGGTGGGTCGCGTCGACATTCATGTAGGTGGTCATGCCCGCCAGCTCGCCGGCGGCGTCGCGCACCGCGAACGGCAGCATCGAGCCCTGTTCCTGCAGCGCCAGGCGCCGCGCGATCTCGGTTTCGATCCGCTCGGGCGCGGGCACGCTGGTGTACCAGAGCTTCCACAGCTCGCCGTCGGCGCAGGCGCTGCGCAGGCCATCCGCATGCTCGGCGCGCAGCGGCTCCAGCGTGACGTGCCGGCCCACCAGCGTGACGGGTTTGACGAACGCAGTCATGGCGGGCGGTGCCTCAGCGGTTGGCGCGGTTCATGAACACCAGGCGCTCGAACAGGTGCACGTCCTGCTCGTTCTTCAGCAGCGCGCCATGCAGCGGCGGAATCGCGGCCTTCTTGTCCGGGCTCTTCAGCGCCTCGGGCGGGATGTCCTCGGACATCAGCAGCTTGAGCCAGTCGATCAGTTCGGAGGTGGACGGCTTCTTCTTCAGGCCCGGCAGGTTGCGCATCTCGTAGAACGATTCCAGCGCGGCAGCTACCAGCTCGCGCTTGATGCCGGGGTAGTGCACGTCGACGATCTGCTGCATCGTCTCGGCATCGGGGAACTTGATGTAGTGGAAGAAGCAGCGGCGCAGGAAGGCGTCGGGCAGCTCCTTCTCGTTGTTCGAGGTGATGATCACCAGCGGGCGATGCTTCGCCTTGACCAGTTCGCGCGTCTCGTAGACATAGAACTCCATGCGGTCGAGTTCGCGCAGCAGGTCGTTGGGGAATTCGATGTCGGCCTTGTCGATCTCGTCGATCAGCAGCACGACCTGCTCGTCGCCATCAAAGGCCTGCCACAGCACGCCCTTGACGATGTAGTTGCGGATGTCGTGGACTCGGTCATCGCCCAGTTGCGAGTCGCGCAGGCGCGACACCGCGTCGTACTCATACAGGCCCTGCTGCGCCTTGGTGGTCGACTTGATATGCCACTGCAGCAGCGGCATGCCCAGCGCGGCGGCGACTTCCTCGGCCAGCATGGTCTTGCCGGTGCCGGGCTCGCCCTTGATCAGCAGCGGGCGCTGCAGCGTGCGCGCGGCATTGACGGCCAGCTTGAGGTCGTCGGTGGCGACATACTGGTCGCTGCCCTCGAAACGGGCCTGCTGGGCGATGGAAGCTTGGGCGGAAGCGTTGGCGGTGTTTGACATGAGGCAACCTGAGGTGACGGCCTCGGATCGAGGGCCGGGTTGGCGTGCTTGGCGCGGTCTCTTCGCGCTGTCATGCGCGCTTTCATTATGGAAACAGGGTCCGGTGCAGGGCGCCCGCAAGCTGCTGGCGGCAGCATTCGCGAACGGTCGTGCAGATTCCCGGGATCAGCCAGTATAAAAGACCTTTGCGGTTCGTGTTGGGGCACGCTGACAGGCCGTCGGTGGTCCGGGCCGGTTGCTGGACTGGCAGGTGCCGGCTGCGGTACAATGCGGCGGTTTGACGCGCCCCCACGTCCAGTTCTCCAGCATCCGGCAGTCCGCGTTCAGAAGTCCCAGCGGCCCTTCCGGGTCGCGGCGATTGCGAGAGGTGGTTCCAGAATGGTGTTCCACATCCCTGCAACAGAGCGGATGCGACATGTCTGGCGGGTTGCACCTCGGCAATCCGTCCGGCTGCCCTGGTTTCCCCCGCAGAAGCATTCTGAAACCGTCTCCGCCCGGCAGGGCAGGTCACACGGTTTAACTTCCAATCCGCAAAGACAATGAAAAAGCTCCTCACGATGGTGGTGCTGGGCGCGGCTGCAACGGCTGCGCAGGCACAGGAAGTCAAGGGCAATGGAGACGCTGCCAAGGACAAGGTTGCAATGTGCATCGGATGCCACGGCATTCCGGGCTACCGTGCGTCATTCCCCGAAATCTATGAAGTGCCGATGCTGGGCGGCCAGAGCGCCAAGTACATCGAGAACGCGCTCAAGGCCTACCAGAAGGGCGAGCGCAAGCACCCGACCATGCGCAGCATCGCCGCGACGCTGACCGAGCAGGACATCGCCAACGTGGCGGCCTACTACTCGCAGCAGAAGGCCGGTACGCAGAACAATTCCCTCAAGTAAGAGACCCTCATGAATACGCTCAAGACGCTTTCGTTCGCGCTCGGCGCACTCGTGCTGGGTGCTGCCGCGATGCCGGCCTCGGCCGCCGACCTTGCCGCCGGCAAGGCGCTGGTGGAAAAGGGCGCCTGCGTGGCCTGCCATGGCGCGGGCCTGAACGCCCCGATCTCGCCGGACTACCCCAAGCTGGCGGGTCAGCACGCCGACTACCTGTACCACGCGCTGGCGTCGTACCAGGTGTCGGGCAACGCCCTGGTGGGCCGCTCCAACGCCATCATGGCCGGTCAGGTCAACGCCAATCCGGCCGTGACCGACAAGGACGGCAAGCCGCGCCCGTTCACCCGTAAGGAGCTGAAGGACATCGCCGCCTACATCGAGTCGCTGCCTGGCGACCTGGTGCTCAAGAAGTAAGAACGCGCGGCGGCTGCCGTGCCGATGCCAAAAAGCCGCTTCCCTGGAAGCGGCTTTTTGTTGTGTGCGGCAGCGCGGGGCCCGGGCCCCGCCGCGGCATCAGTTGCCGCTGCCCGAGGCCAGCCGGCGCTGGCGCACCGACTCGGCCAGGCCCTCGAGCACCTTGACCGAGTCGTCCCAGCCGATGCAGGCATCGGTCACGGACTGGCCGTAGGTCAGTTCCTCGACCGGCTGGCCCTGCACGTGGTCCTGGCGGCCCGCCACCAGGTGCGATTCCACCATCACGCCGATGATGCGCTGGTCGCCGCCGGCGATCTGGCGGCCGATGTCCTCGCACACCGGGATCTGGTTCTCATGCCGCTTGCTGCTGTTGGCGTGCGAGGCATCGACCATCAGGCGCGAGGCCAGGCCGGCCTTGGCGATGGCGTCGCACGCTTCCTGCACGCTGGCTGCGTCGTAGTTGGGCGCCTTGCCGCCGCGCAGGATCACGTGGCAGTCCTCGTTGCCCGAGGTCGACACGATTGCCGAGTGGCCGCCCTTGGTCACCGACAGGAAATGGTGCGGCTGCGACGCGGCCTTGATCGCATCGACCGCGATCTTGACGTTGCCGTCGGTGCCGTTCTTGAAGCCCACCGGGCACGACAGCCCGGAAGCGAGTTCGCGGTGCACCTGCGACTCGGTGGTGCGGGCGCCGATCGCGCCCCAGCTGACCAGGTCGGCGATGTATTGCGGGCTGATCATGTCGAGGTACTCGGTGCCGGTGGGCACGCCCATCTCGCTGATGTTCAGCAGCAGCTCGCGCGCGGTGCGCAGGCCATCGTTGATCTTGAAGCTGCCATCCATGTGCGGATCGTTGATCAGCCCCTTCCAGCCCACCGTGGTGCGCGGCTTCTCGAAGTACACGCGCATCACCACCTCCAGCTCGCCGGCGAAGCGGTCGCGCTGGACCTTGAGCAGCTTGGCGTAGTCCAGCGCGGCGCGGGTATCGTGGATCGAGCACGGGCCGATGATGACGATCAGGCGGTCATCCATGCCGTGCAGGATGCGGTGCATGGCCTGGCGCGCGCCGTAGATCACGTCCGAAGCCTGTTCGGAGCAGCCGAACTCGCGGATCAGGTGCGCGGGCGGCAGCAGTTCCTTGAGTTCGCGAATGCGCAGGTCGTCGGTGTTCTTCAGCATGATGGCTCCAGGAATCTTGTGAGGTCGTGAGTGTGTGGGGTAACAAACAGGTATAAAAAAACCGCCAGGGTCGCTGGCGGTCTTTTTTGTATTCGGGGCGCTGCTTACAGCCGTCCCTCCCTATCCGCCAGCGGTGTGAGATCGCTAAAAAAGTAAAAGTAAAACTTGGCGGACATGGCGGAAAAAGGCGTTGGCTTGGGTCAGCTTGAATCGATTATCGTCGTGGGCGCCGAATTTATGCTGCACTGCGTAGCAGAAAGGCAGGAAATTGCGCGCCGGTCGGTCAATTTTCGGCGTGCGTCCGTTGCTTATCGCGCGGCGAAGCATCTTTATAGCGCCTTTTGCCAGGGTTGGCAAGTGTCGACGAGGCCATGCGGTGCGCTGGCGCACCGATCTCCGGCGGCTTGCAGCCTTGCCGCGCAAGCCTTGTCCCGCCGCCGCTTTTCGGCTTTTCCCAACATAACCGGGGGCTATATTGGAACCGGGGAGCGGTGAGCACGGGGAGGTGCATCATGAGCGTCGATGAAGCGAGGCTGAATGCCTTCATGGAAAAATTCATCAACGATATCGGCGCGGTGATGCATGCCGCGACCGTGGTCGTGGGCGATGAACTCGGCCTGTACAAGGCGATGGCGGAAAAAGCCATGACCGCAGAAGTGCTGGCGGCAAAAACCCATACCGACGTGCGCTACCTGCGCGAATGGCTGTCGGCTCAGGCGGCCAGCGGCTATGTCGACTATGACCCGGCAACCGGGCAGTTCAGCCTGAACGAAGAGCAGGCCTATGCGCTGGCGCAGGAGGGCAGCCTCGCATTTATCCCGGGCGCGTTCCAGATCGCGGTGGCGCAGTTCCGCGCCATCCCGAAGATGATCGATATCTTCCGCAACGGCCGCGGGCTGGGCTGGCACGAGCACGATCCCGCGCTGTTCCACGGCACCGAGCGCTTCTTCCGGCCCGGCTACGCGGCGCACCTGGTCTCCGAATGGATTCCCGCGCTGGACGGCGTGGAGGCGCGGCTCAAGGCGGGCGCGTCGGTGGCGGACGTGGGCTGCGGCCACGGCGCGTCGACCATCATCATGGCGCAGGCGTATCCGGCCTCGCGCTTTGTCGGTTTCGACTACCACGAGCCTTCGGTGCGCCATGCCGCCGAAGCCGCGCGCCGCGCCGGCGTGGCCGAGCGCGTGCGCTTCGAAGTGGCCACCGCCAAGGACTACGGCGGCAAGGACTATGACCTGGTGGCGGTGTTCGACTGCCTGCACGACATGGGCGATCCGGTCGGCGCGGCGCGCCACGTGCGCGAGACCCTGCGTGCCGATGGCGCCTGGATGATCGTGGAGCCGTTTGCCAACGACACGCTGGAGCAGAACCTCAACCCGGTCGGCCGGGTGTTCTATTCCGCGTCCACCTTCATCTGCACGCCGGCGTCGCGCGCGCAGGAAGTTGGCCTGTGCCTGGGCGCGCAGGCGGGCGAGACGCGCATGCGCGCGGTGGTTGAGCAGGCCGGCTTCCGCAGTTTTCGCCGCGCGGCGCAGACGCCGTTCAATTTGGTGTATGAAGTGCGGCCGTAAGGCTGGGACGATCCCATGAAAAACGGGACCCCGCGGGATCCCGTCTTCGTCATCGCCGGACCGCTCAGGCGGTGCCGCCCACCGTCATGTCCTCGATGCGCAGCGTCGGCTGGCCCACGCCCACCGGCACGCTCTGGCCCTCCTTGCCGCAGACGCCGACGCCCGAGTCCAGGCGCATGTCGTTGCCGATCATGGTGACGTCCTTCAGCGATTCCGGGCCGTTGCCGACCAGCGTCGCGCCCTTGACCGGATAGGTGATCTTGCCATCCTCGATCATGTAGGCCTCGCTGGCCGAGAACACGAACTTGCCGTTGGTGATGTCCACCTGGCCGCCGCCGAAGTTGACCGCATACAGGCCGCGCTTGACGCTGGCGATGATTTCCTGCGGATCCCTGTCGCCGTTGAGCATGTAGGTGTTGGTCATGCGCGGCATCGGCAGCGCGGCATAGCTTTCGCGGCGCGCGTTGCCGGTGACCGGCATCTTCATCAGGCGCGCGTTGAGCGTGTCCTGGATATAGCCGCGCAGGATGCCGTCCTCGATCAGCGTGGTGCACTGGGTCGGGTTGCCTTCGTCGTCCAGGTTGAGCGAGCCGCGGCGGTTGGCCAGCGTGCCGTCGTCGACCACGGTCACGCCCTTGGCCGCGACGCGTTCGCCCATGCGGCCGGCAAAGGCCGACGAGCCCTTGCGGTTGAAGTCGCCCTCCAGGCCGTGGCCGACGGCTTCATGCAGCAGCACGCCAGGCCAGCCCGGGCCCAGCACCACGGTCATCGCGCCGGCCGGGGCCGGGCGCGCGTCCAGGTTGACCAGGGCCGAAGAGACGGCCTCGTCCACATACTTCTGCAGCAGCTCGTCGGTGAAGTAGCCATAGGCATAGCGGCCGCCGCCGCCGGAAGAGCCGACCTCGCGGCGCCCGCCGTGTTCGGCGATCACCGTGACCGAGACCCGCACCAGCGGACGCACGTCGGCGGCGATCACGCCGTCGCTGCGCGCCACCAGCACCACGTCGTATTCGCCGGCCAGGCCTGCCATCACTTGCACCACGCGCGGATCCTTGGCGCGCGCCATGCGCTCGACGCGCTCCAGCAGCGCCACCTTCTCGGCCGCGCTCATGGAGTCGAGCGGGTCGTTGGGCGTGTACAGGTTGCGCCCGGCGTGCGTGGCCAGCTCGCCGGCCACCTTGACGCGGCCGCTGCCGGCACGGCCGATGGTGCGCGTGGCCGCCGCGGCCTGCGACAGCGCCGCCAGGCTGATGTCGTCCGAATAGGCGAAGGCGGTGCGGTCGCCCGAGACCGCGCGCACGCCCACGCCCTGGTCGATGCTGAAGCTGCCCGACTTGACGATGCCTTCTTCCAGGCTCCAGGCCTCGTTGCGGGTGTACTGGAAGTACAGG harbors:
- a CDS encoding GNAT family N-acetyltransferase, encoding MTAFVKPVTLVGRHVTLEPLRAEHADGLRSACADGELWKLWYTSVPAPERIETEIARRLALQEQGSMLPFAVRDAAGELAGMTTYMNVDATHRRVEIGSTWYARRVQRTPLNTECKLMLLGHAFEHLDCIAVEFRTHWMNQQSRAAIARLGAKQDGVLRNHQRMPDGSLRDTVVFSIIASEWPAVRQHLQFQLDRPR
- a CDS encoding AAA family ATPase, encoding MSNTANASAQASIAQQARFEGSDQYVATDDLKLAVNAARTLQRPLLIKGEPGTGKTMLAEEVAAALGMPLLQWHIKSTTKAQQGLYEYDAVSRLRDSQLGDDRVHDIRNYIVKGVLWQAFDGDEQVVLLIDEIDKADIEFPNDLLRELDRMEFYVYETRELVKAKHRPLVIITSNNEKELPDAFLRRCFFHYIKFPDAETMQQIVDVHYPGIKRELVAAALESFYEMRNLPGLKKKPSTSELIDWLKLLMSEDIPPEALKSPDKKAAIPPLHGALLKNEQDVHLFERLVFMNRANR
- a CDS encoding c-type cytochrome translates to MKKLLTMVVLGAAATAAQAQEVKGNGDAAKDKVAMCIGCHGIPGYRASFPEIYEVPMLGGQSAKYIENALKAYQKGERKHPTMRSIAATLTEQDIANVAAYYSQQKAGTQNNSLK
- a CDS encoding c-type cytochrome, whose protein sequence is MNTLKTLSFALGALVLGAAAMPASAADLAAGKALVEKGACVACHGAGLNAPISPDYPKLAGQHADYLYHALASYQVSGNALVGRSNAIMAGQVNANPAVTDKDGKPRPFTRKELKDIAAYIESLPGDLVLKK
- the aroG gene encoding 3-deoxy-7-phosphoheptulonate synthase AroG → MLKNTDDLRIRELKELLPPAHLIREFGCSEQASDVIYGARQAMHRILHGMDDRLIVIIGPCSIHDTRAALDYAKLLKVQRDRFAGELEVVMRVYFEKPRTTVGWKGLINDPHMDGSFKINDGLRTARELLLNISEMGVPTGTEYLDMISPQYIADLVSWGAIGARTTESQVHRELASGLSCPVGFKNGTDGNVKIAVDAIKAASQPHHFLSVTKGGHSAIVSTSGNEDCHVILRGGKAPNYDAASVQEACDAIAKAGLASRLMVDASHANSSKRHENQIPVCEDIGRQIAGGDQRIIGVMVESHLVAGRQDHVQGQPVEELTYGQSVTDACIGWDDSVKVLEGLAESVRQRRLASGSGN
- a CDS encoding class I SAM-dependent methyltransferase: MSVDEARLNAFMEKFINDIGAVMHAATVVVGDELGLYKAMAEKAMTAEVLAAKTHTDVRYLREWLSAQAASGYVDYDPATGQFSLNEEQAYALAQEGSLAFIPGAFQIAVAQFRAIPKMIDIFRNGRGLGWHEHDPALFHGTERFFRPGYAAHLVSEWIPALDGVEARLKAGASVADVGCGHGASTIIMAQAYPASRFVGFDYHEPSVRHAAEAARRAGVAERVRFEVATAKDYGGKDYDLVAVFDCLHDMGDPVGAARHVRETLRADGAWMIVEPFANDTLEQNLNPVGRVFYSASTFICTPASRAQEVGLCLGAQAGETRMRAVVEQAGFRSFRRAAQTPFNLVYEVRP
- the tldD gene encoding metalloprotease TldD, which produces MNAGDLGIRNLATAQQLLLAPYGLDEAKLQRVLADIFTHKVDYADLYFQYTRNEAWSLEEGIVKSGSFSIDQGVGVRAVSGDRTAFAYSDDISLAALSQAAAATRTIGRAGSGRVKVAGELATHAGRNLYTPNDPLDSMSAAEKVALLERVERMARAKDPRVVQVMAGLAGEYDVVLVARSDGVIAADVRPLVRVSVTVIAEHGGRREVGSSGGGGRYAYGYFTDELLQKYVDEAVSSALVNLDARPAPAGAMTVVLGPGWPGVLLHEAVGHGLEGDFNRKGSSAFAGRMGERVAAKGVTVVDDGTLANRRGSLNLDDEGNPTQCTTLIEDGILRGYIQDTLNARLMKMPVTGNARRESYAALPMPRMTNTYMLNGDRDPQEIIASVKRGLYAVNFGGGQVDITNGKFVFSASEAYMIEDGKITYPVKGATLVGNGPESLKDVTMIGNDMRLDSGVGVCGKEGQSVPVGVGQPTLRIEDMTVGGTA